The region GCGAGGAGGGCCTCATATTCGGCCTCATTATTTGTCAAAGGGAAGTGAAACCTTATTGCttgacatatctcaaatccttcgGGGATAGAGAGGATCAAGCCGGCCCCACACTTTTTTCCGGCTACCGACCCATCTACAAAAAACTTCCACTTTCCTGGGATCCGGTTTAGTTGTTCATCAGGTGAAAGATTCTTCGGGCCCGAGAATGTGCATTCAACCATGAAGTCGGCCAAAACCTGGGCCTTAATTGCCGTTCGGGGAACATACTCGAGATCGAATTCCCCGAGTTCGATGGACCATGCTACGACTCTTCCAGAGGCTTCGGGCCTAGTTAAAATCTTCTTTAGAGGCTGGCTGGTGACAACCTGGACCGTCCGGCCTTGGAAATAATATCGCAATTTTCGGGAGGCCATAACCAACCCATATGCGAATTTCTCGGCGTTGGGGTACCTCGTCTCCGCATCCTTGAGGACATGGGACACGTAGAACACGCGATGT is a window of Apium graveolens cultivar Ventura chromosome 11, ASM990537v1, whole genome shotgun sequence DNA encoding:
- the LOC141696503 gene encoding uncharacterized protein LOC141696503 codes for the protein MRPDPKETLQLYLAVSNRTLGAVLVKNYEGNQHRVFYVSHVLKDAETRYPNAEKFAYGLVMASRKLRYYFQGRTVQVVTSQPLKKILTRPEASGRVVAWSIELGEFDLEYVPRTAIKAQVLADFMVECTFSGPKNLSPDEQLNRIPGKWKFFVDGSVAGKKCGAGLILSIPEGFEICQAIRFHFPLTNNEAEYEALLAGMKLARSLEAKYLRAFSDSMLVVKHFTGEYEQRDPRTKAYAAKVRDASLSFETFELSQIGRENNSRADALSRLASAETQNLTGSIYLTEAKTPSIEKKECLEITRGVTG